One Pseudoliparis swirei isolate HS2019 ecotype Mariana Trench chromosome 4, NWPU_hadal_v1, whole genome shotgun sequence genomic window carries:
- the ampd3a gene encoding AMP deaminase 3 isoform X2, with translation MALDGHHRDMPRQFPKVTLSEAEEETQLLAEKLYASVLKEEDSKDALSLFTVPEDCPIGLQQVKEHELQKELAEEHSEESTKRKKSLKMIRSQSMFLQSQVNTDCTRSAVVTPYLTPSSTCSSVPENCPEYQRVTISGDYCAGITVEDYEQAAKSLFKALLIREKYSKLAYHRSCRTTAQFLRRAENMKWSEDDEVLPDMCPCPTDGEDPYSIQNIPENLNYELKMKDGIVHVYDDAEALRGNQPHDLPYPDIETFAIDFAHVLAMIADGPTKTYCYRRLNFLSSKFYLHEMLNEMAELKELKSVPHRDFYNVRKVDTHIHAAACMSQKHLLTFIQETYKTDADRVVLEKAGKKMTLQEVFHSLNKDPYDLTVDSLDVHAGRHTFHRFDKFNAMYNPVGASELREIFLKTDNLMNGEYFARIIKEVAHDLEESKYQHAEPRLSIYGRSPEEWDSLSKWFIQHKVHSPNMRWIIQVPRIYDIFKMKKLVPNFAKMLENIFLPIFEATVNPQKHKELHVFLKYVSGFDSVDDESKHSDHMFSFRSPKPEQWTADENPPYSYYIFHMYANIMVLNNLRKERGLSTFQLRPHCGEAGSITHLVSAFLTSDNISHGLNLKKSPVLQYLYYLAQVPIAMSPLSNNSLFLEYSKNPLPEFLHKGLCVSLSTDDPMQFHYTKEPLMEEYAIAAQLWKLSTCDVCEIARNSVLQSGLSDEYKRHFLGVNYLKDGPEGNDIHRTNVAQIRMGYRHETLCNELSFIVDAVMSEAMNSQSE, from the exons AGGAGCTGGCAGAGGAACATTCAGAGGAGAGTACCAAAAG GAAGAAAAGTCTGAAGATGATTCGTTCCCAGTCCATGTTCCTGCAGAGCCAAGTGAATACAGATTGTACACGGTCCGCGGTGGTCACGCCATACCTGACCCCCAGCTCCACCTGCTCATCAGTACCAGAAAATTGCCCCGAATACCAGAGAGTCACTATTAGTGGTGATTACTGTGCTGGA ATCACAGTGGAGGACTATGAACAGGCAGCCAAAAGTCTGTTTAAGGCTTTGCTCATTCGTGAGAAATACTCAAAGCTAGCCTACCATAGATCCTGCAGAACCACAGCCCAGTTCCTCCGCAGAGCTGAGAACATGAAATGGAGCGAAGATGATGAGGTTCTTCCAG ACATGTGTCCGTGTCCAACAGATGGAGAAGATCCCTACAGCATTCAGAACATCCCTGAGAATCTGAACTATGAACTGAAGATGAAGGATGGGATTGTGCATGTGTATGATGATGCCGAGGCTCTGAGAGGAAACCAGCCCCACGACCTTCCTTACCCAGACATAGAGACCTTTGCCATAGACTTTGCTCATGTGCTGGCAATGATTGCAGATGGACCAAC GAAGACATACTGTTACAGAAGACTCAATTTCTTAAGTTCAAAGTTTTACCTCCACGAGATGCTCAATGAGATGGCTGAGCTAAAGGAACTGAAAAGTGTGCCTCACAGAGATTTCTACAATGTTAGGAAG GTGGACACGCATATACATGCAGCTGCCTGCATGTCTCAGAAACACCTGCTGACCTTCATTCAGGAAACATATAAGACTGATGCTGACCGTGTGGTGTTGGAAAAGGCTGGAAAAAAGATGACCCTGCAGGAGGTTTTCCACAGTCTCAATAAGGACCCCTATGACCTTACCGTGGACTCTCTGGATGTACATGCT GGGAGACACACCTTCCACCGGTTTGATAAATTCAATGCAATGTATAATCCAGTGGGAGCGAGTGAACTTCGAGAAATCTTCCTGAAAACAGATAACCTCATGAATGGAGAGTATTTTGCTCGCATCATAAAG GAAGTGGCCCATGACCTGGAGGAGAGTAAGTACCAGCATGCAGAGCCTCGCCTCTCCATCTATGGACGCTCTCCAGAGGAGTGGGATAGTCTGTCTAAGTGGTTTATTCAGCACAAAGTACACTCTCCAAACATGAGGTGGATCATTCAAGTGCCCAGAATATA TGATATTTTCAAGATGAAGAAACTGGTACCTAATTTTGCCAAGATGCTGGAGAACATATTCCTTCCTATATTTGAGGCCACTGTCAACCCACAGAAGCACAAAGAACTTCATGTTTTCCTCAAATAT GTGTCAGGGTTTGACAGCGTAGACGATGAGTCCAAACACAGCgatcacatgttctccttcAGGAGCCCAAAGCCAGAGCAATGGACTGCAGATGAAAACCCCCCATACAGCTACTACATCTTCCACATGTATGCAAACATCATGGTCCTTAACAACCTCAGAAA AGAGCGTGGACTGAGCACCTTCCAGCTACGTCCTCATTGTGGAGAAGCTGGATCAATCACTCACTTGGTCTCTGCCTTTCTCACATCAGACAACATCTCACATGGACTTAATCTGAAGAAG AGTCCTGTGCTGCAGTACCTGTACTACCTGGCCCAGGTGCCAATTGCAATGTCTCCACTCAGCAACAACAGCCTGTTCCTGGAATACTCCAAGAATCCTCTCCCAGAGTTTCTGCACAaaggcctgtgtgtgtccctgtccacAGATGACCCCATGCAGTTCCACTACACCAAG GAACCACTGATGGAAGAATACGCAATCGCAGCCCAGCTGTGGAAGCTCAGcacctgtgatgtgtgtgaaatAGCCAGAAACAGTGTGCTGCAAAGTGGACTGTCTGACGAG TACAAGAGGCACTTCTTAGGAGTGAACTATCTGAAAGATGGACCTGAAGGGAACGATATCCATCGGACCAATGTTGCCCAGATCCGCATGGGCTACAGACACGAGACACTGTGCAATGAACTCAGCTTCATAGTCGACGCAGTGATGTCTGAAGCTATGAATTCCCAGTCTGAATAA
- the lyve1a gene encoding lymphatic vessel endothelial hyaluronic acid receptor 1a, with product MIWLCITSLFAITPVTSDQNTESSRIRVFPAENQSIAGVFKVSGLNGLNQSQYTFNASDARKLCSSLGVNIASKAQVQEALTRGLETCRFGWIDEHFAVIPRINALPNCGQNRKGLVTWRASVTRRFDVFCFNESDAATQLKDATTDSLLNQRDYSKAASTTRTTHSTSSSSSRPSSSSTSKTIGSEAQPARFVGSAQSSTGVTVILITSTCALLLMTMILLAYIQMRRSRALSFDVKQQQEYIQTEEWTCVKNIKETKETALEDERIEVDDDNAS from the exons ATGATCTGGCTTTGCATCACATCGCTGTTCGCAATTACTCCAGTCACCTCTGATCAAAATACGGAATCAAGCCGCATCAGAG TTTTCCCAGCAGAAAACCAAAGTATTGCTGGAGTTTTCAAGGTTAGTGGCTTGAATGGCCTCAACCAGTCTCAGTACACCTTCAATGCCTCTGATGCTCGGAAGCTCTGCTCATCCCTCGGAGTGAACATTGCCTCAAAAGCACAAGTACAGGAAGCTCTGACTCGAGGTTTAGAAACGTGCAG GTTTGGATGGATTGATGAACATTTTGCAGTCATCCCCCGCATCAATGCCCTTCCTAATTGTGGCCAAAACCGCAAAGGCTTGGTGACATGGCGAGCGTCTGTTACACGAAGATTTGATGTGTTTTGCTTCAATGAATCAG ATGCAGCGACACAATTGAAGGATGCAACAACTGATAGTCTTTTGAACCAGAGGGATTACTCTAAAGCAGCAAGTACTACCCGGACCACGCACTctacatcttcctcctcctctcgtccttcttcctcctcaactTCTAAAACCATTGGCAGTGAGGCACAACCAGCCCGGTTTGTTGGCAGTGCACAAAGCTCTACTGGAG TGACGGTGATACTCATCACCTCAACGTGTGCCCTTCTCCTTATGACAATGATCCTCCTTGCGTACATACAAAT gaggaggagtcgtGCTCTGAGCTTTgacgtgaagcagcagcaagaaTACATCCAGACAGAAGAGTGGACATGTGTAAAGAACATAAAGGAAACCAAGGAAACCGCTCTGGAAGATGAGAGGATAGAAGTGGATGATGACAATGCAAGTTAA